One stretch of Deltaproteobacteria bacterium DNA includes these proteins:
- a CDS encoding metalloregulator ArsR/SmtB family transcription factor: MDLVRTLKALADPLRVRILAAVAQEELTVGEVQETVASVQSSVSRNLAILRDAGFVRDRKEGTNVYFSARRDMAAPARELFKTLQARFAELPDSKKDQARLVACRRRRLRRSEGYFESVAGDWERIRKSYFDDRVTSLAIEKLLPNDLTLADLGCGTGSLTFELARFARKVIGVDLSSEMLKRARAVAKERGVDNVEFRQGDLLKLPLASHTVDAAFCVMVLHFLPDPAAAIAGLCRIARPGGSVILVDLVEHKQQWMREQMAHRWLGFERGVIERWFDEAGAASVDYDLTGSFAGEKVARNGNRPVEIFVARASLPEKRDLAAKNAKAQSKKELGVGELAAKSAKGAE, encoded by the coding sequence ATGGACTTGGTTCGAACCCTTAAGGCGCTGGCCGATCCGTTGCGCGTGCGCATTCTCGCCGCGGTGGCTCAGGAAGAGCTGACCGTGGGCGAGGTGCAAGAGACCGTGGCATCGGTGCAATCTTCGGTGTCGCGCAATCTGGCGATCCTGCGCGACGCGGGCTTCGTGCGCGACCGCAAGGAAGGCACCAACGTTTATTTCTCGGCGCGCCGGGATATGGCGGCGCCCGCGCGGGAATTGTTCAAGACCTTGCAGGCGCGTTTCGCCGAACTTCCTGACAGCAAGAAAGATCAGGCCCGCTTGGTCGCTTGCCGGCGGCGTCGGTTGCGCCGCTCGGAAGGGTATTTCGAGTCGGTGGCGGGGGATTGGGAGCGCATTCGCAAAAGCTATTTCGACGACCGCGTCACTTCGCTGGCGATCGAAAAACTCTTGCCCAACGATTTGACCTTGGCCGATCTCGGCTGCGGCACGGGGAGTCTGACTTTTGAATTGGCGCGCTTCGCGCGCAAGGTGATCGGCGTCGATCTTTCCAGCGAGATGCTCAAGCGCGCCCGCGCCGTTGCCAAGGAGCGCGGCGTCGACAACGTCGAGTTTCGTCAGGGCGATTTGCTCAAGCTGCCGTTGGCCTCCCACACTGTCGATGCGGCGTTTTGCGTCATGGTGCTGCATTTTTTACCGGACCCGGCGGCAGCGATTGCCGGATTGTGCCGCATCGCGCGGCCCGGCGGTTCGGTGATTCTCGTCGACTTGGTCGAGCACAAACAGCAGTGGATGCGCGAGCAGATGGCGCACCGTTGGCTCGGCTTCGAGCGCGGCGTCATCGAACGATGGTTTGACGAAGCCGGCGCGGCGTCGGTGGATTACGATCTCACCGGCTCCTTTGCCGGCGAAAAAGTCGCGCGCAACGGCAATCGGCCGGTGGAGATTTTCGTCGCGCGGGCGAGTCTGCCGGAGAAACGGGACTTGGCCGCAAAGAACGCAAAGGCGCAAAGTAAGAAGGAACTCGGAGTCGGAGAATTGGCCGCAAAAAGCGCAAAAGGCGCAGAATAA